A region from the uncultured Draconibacterium sp. genome encodes:
- a CDS encoding DUF1080 domain-containing protein, which yields MNKLKSIYLTIIYLGFLATASQAQRVESESKLIGKWDLTITIEKEQLENLGIFRHGLMASDGFPGWLEVKLSGFSTLVGYYVGYEGSARPIAEVKYDVDKDKYHFTIPPQWMDIDDIYFEFSLKDDKLEGYKMLDGNKLKFTGVRAPSLTRTEPPVWGNPVNLLTENMDRWIIPENNKFKMVDGVLKNIEKGGNLITNQKFNDFKLSIEFRYPEGSNSGIYLRGRHELQIEDSKGRADDVSIGGIYGFIAPSVNAANPPGEWQSYEITLVGRHVTVVLNGVEVISNRPIPGITGGSLDSKEGEPGPIMIQGDHGPVEFRKFVITPAH from the coding sequence ATGAACAAACTAAAATCTATCTATTTAACTATCATTTATTTAGGGTTTCTTGCAACGGCTTCACAAGCCCAGCGCGTTGAGAGCGAATCAAAATTAATTGGTAAATGGGATTTAACCATTACCATTGAAAAAGAACAGCTGGAGAACCTGGGAATCTTCCGACACGGGTTAATGGCTTCTGATGGTTTTCCGGGATGGCTGGAAGTAAAACTTTCCGGCTTTTCTACGCTTGTTGGCTATTATGTTGGTTACGAGGGAAGTGCAAGGCCAATTGCAGAGGTAAAATACGACGTCGATAAAGACAAATATCATTTTACCATTCCTCCGCAGTGGATGGATATTGATGATATTTATTTTGAGTTTAGTTTAAAAGACGACAAACTTGAAGGGTATAAAATGCTTGATGGAAATAAGCTGAAGTTTACTGGCGTTCGGGCACCATCGTTAACCCGAACGGAACCTCCGGTGTGGGGTAATCCTGTAAATTTGCTTACCGAAAATATGGACCGCTGGATTATTCCGGAAAATAATAAGTTTAAAATGGTTGATGGTGTATTAAAAAACATCGAGAAAGGTGGAAACCTGATTACCAATCAAAAGTTTAACGATTTCAAACTCAGTATTGAATTCAGGTATCCTGAAGGAAGTAACAGCGGTATTTATTTACGCGGGCGCCACGAGCTTCAGATTGAAGATTCAAAAGGACGGGCCGATGATGTAAGCATTGGTGGAATTTACGGTTTTATTGCGCCATCGGTAAATGCTGCAAATCCTCCGGGCGAATGGCAAAGCTACGAGATTACTCTTGTTGGACGCCATGTAACGGTTGTGCTTAATGGTGTTGAGGTTATTTCAAACCGGCCAATTCCCGGCATTACCGGTGGATCGCTCGATAGCAAAGAAGGCGAGCCGGGACCAATTATGATTCAGGGCGATCATGGTCCAGTGGAGTTCCGAAAGTTTGTAATTACCCCAGCCCACTAG
- a CDS encoding superoxide dismutase [Ni], producing MKKITKLLSASLVLGFLIVSSFQAKAHCEIPCGIYGDSVRIALLYEHIETIEKSMNQINELSKAENPDYNQLVRWVMNKEEHAKKMQDIVSQYFLHQRVKPTLASNDEAYRKYTKQLELLHHILVFAMKSKQSTDVAITETLREKVHLFEHAYFGDNHKH from the coding sequence ATGAAAAAAATTACAAAACTTTTATCAGCATCCCTAGTACTTGGCTTCCTTATTGTCTCAAGCTTTCAGGCAAAAGCCCATTGCGAAATCCCATGTGGAATTTACGGTGACTCTGTTCGCATAGCTTTGTTATACGAACACATTGAAACCATTGAAAAGTCGATGAACCAGATTAACGAACTTTCAAAAGCAGAAAACCCGGATTACAACCAGCTGGTGCGATGGGTTATGAACAAAGAAGAACACGCAAAAAAAATGCAAGACATTGTTAGTCAATATTTTCTTCACCAACGAGTTAAGCCAACCCTGGCAAGCAACGACGAAGCCTATCGGAAGTACACCAAACAACTTGAATTACTGCACCATATACTGGTGTTTGCCATGAAGAGCAAACAAAGTACCGATGTGGCTATTACCGAAACACTGCGCGAAAAAGTACATTTGTTCGAACATGCCTACTTTGGCGACAACCACAAGCATTAG
- a CDS encoding M17 family metallopeptidase — MLAVNKGSIDPPTFNILEWKPENITSSQTIVLVGKGIVYDTGGLSLKPTPNSMDYMKADMGGAAAVVSAIYAAALNKLPIHIVGLVPATDNRPDGNAYVPGDIITMFDGTTVEIKNTDAEGRLILADALSYAKKYNPQLVIDCATLTGAADIVAGPHAAVVMGNSEQHLSALKEAGLKTFERLIEVPLWEEYAAPLKSPIADLNNLGTREGQSTIAGKFLEHFTSYNWIHVDMAGTAFRKEKDAYRPSGGTGYGTRLLYNYLKTLTIQ, encoded by the coding sequence TTGCTTGCTGTTAACAAAGGTAGTATCGACCCGCCAACGTTTAACATTCTTGAGTGGAAACCAGAAAATATAACAAGCAGCCAAACCATCGTTCTGGTTGGCAAAGGCATTGTTTACGACACCGGAGGTTTAAGCCTGAAACCCACACCTAACTCGATGGATTATATGAAAGCAGACATGGGTGGAGCTGCAGCAGTGGTATCGGCTATTTATGCCGCTGCGTTAAACAAACTACCAATTCATATTGTAGGATTGGTGCCGGCAACCGACAATCGACCCGATGGCAACGCTTACGTGCCCGGAGACATTATTACTATGTTTGACGGAACTACCGTTGAAATTAAAAATACCGATGCAGAAGGCCGGCTCATTCTTGCCGATGCATTGAGTTACGCAAAAAAATACAACCCGCAGCTGGTAATTGATTGCGCAACATTAACCGGAGCGGCCGATATAGTTGCCGGACCCCACGCAGCCGTTGTTATGGGAAATTCGGAACAACACCTTAGCGCATTAAAAGAAGCGGGACTAAAAACTTTCGAGCGCCTTATTGAAGTGCCCCTTTGGGAAGAATATGCTGCTCCGTTAAAATCGCCAATTGCCGATTTAAACAACCTCGGCACCCGCGAAGGACAATCTACAATAGCCGGGAAATTTTTGGAACACTTTACCAGCTACAACTGGATACATGTGGACATGGCTGGTACAGCATTCCGAAAAGAAAAAGATGCCTATCGCCCTTCGGGTGGAACAGGTTATGGCACCAGACTTTTATACAATTACCTTAAAACGCTCACTATCCAGTAA
- the pdxA gene encoding 4-hydroxythreonine-4-phosphate dehydrogenase PdxA, with protein sequence MAKQDTIRIGITHGDINGIGYEVILKTLSDPRIFEMCTPVVYGSPKVAAYHRKALDINDVSFNHVRNTKELLHKKANIINCVDENIRVELGKSTPEAGTSSFNALDRATSDLQKGYIDALITAPINKDNIQSEEFNFPGHTEFLAQSFDTRDYAMLMVSETMKIGVVTTHIPISRVAESLNKETILSKIRIISKSLQQDFAITKPRIAVFGLNPHAGDNGLIGKEDKEIILPAIIQAKKEGIMALGPYPADGFFGSEDYRKFDAILAMYHDQGLIPFKLASFERGVNYTAGLPVIRTSPAHGTAYSIAGEGKASPESFRQALYLAIDIHKNRSIYQEISKNPLRKYDINPNQVDESVDIEASEEEETL encoded by the coding sequence ATGGCAAAACAAGATACAATACGAATAGGAATAACTCACGGCGACATTAACGGCATTGGATACGAAGTAATTTTAAAAACACTTTCTGATCCGCGTATTTTTGAAATGTGTACACCTGTTGTTTATGGCTCGCCTAAAGTTGCAGCCTATCATCGTAAGGCGTTAGACATTAACGACGTTAGCTTTAACCATGTTAGAAACACCAAAGAGTTACTGCACAAAAAAGCAAACATTATAAATTGTGTTGATGAAAATATCCGTGTAGAATTGGGAAAATCAACACCTGAAGCAGGAACTTCGTCGTTTAATGCACTCGACCGGGCTACAAGCGACCTTCAGAAAGGATATATCGATGCATTGATTACTGCCCCGATAAACAAAGACAATATTCAAAGCGAAGAGTTTAATTTTCCGGGACATACTGAATTCCTGGCACAAAGTTTCGACACCAGGGACTATGCCATGTTAATGGTTAGCGAAACCATGAAAATTGGAGTGGTTACAACACACATACCAATATCCAGGGTGGCTGAAAGCTTAAACAAGGAAACGATACTTTCTAAAATCAGAATAATTTCGAAATCGCTTCAACAGGATTTTGCCATTACCAAACCACGCATTGCCGTTTTTGGGTTAAACCCACATGCCGGCGACAACGGACTTATTGGTAAAGAAGACAAGGAAATTATTCTTCCGGCAATTATTCAGGCAAAAAAAGAAGGCATTATGGCATTGGGACCATACCCTGCTGATGGATTTTTTGGTTCAGAGGACTACCGGAAATTTGATGCAATACTGGCCATGTACCACGATCAGGGATTAATTCCGTTTAAACTGGCCTCGTTTGAGCGCGGTGTTAACTACACGGCAGGATTACCGGTAATACGAACATCGCCCGCACATGGCACTGCATATTCAATAGCCGGAGAAGGCAAAGCATCGCCCGAATCGTTCCGCCAGGCTTTGTATCTTGCCATCGACATTCATAAAAACCGTAGCATTTACCAGGAAATAAGTAAAAACCCATTACGAAAATACGACATCAATCCAAACCAGGTTGATGAGAGTGTTGACATTGAAGCTTCAGAGGAAGAAGAGACTTTATAA
- the ruvA gene encoding Holliday junction branch migration protein RuvA — protein sequence MYEFIKGNIVEISAANVVIEAGGVGYFVNISLNSYSVLNGKKDAKLFLHQIVREDAHTLYGFANTSERELFRNLISVNGVGASTAIMMLSSLSPDELRAAVTTENVAVLKAVKGIGAKTAQRIIIDLKDKLGKIPESGQILSVADNTIRNESLSALVMLGFVKKDAEKIVSKILQEQPEATVESVIKQALKRL from the coding sequence ATGTACGAATTTATAAAAGGTAATATTGTTGAAATAAGTGCTGCAAATGTGGTGATTGAAGCCGGAGGAGTTGGCTATTTTGTAAATATTTCGCTCAACTCTTACAGCGTGCTCAATGGTAAAAAAGACGCAAAATTATTTCTGCACCAGATTGTGCGCGAAGATGCACACACCTTATATGGTTTTGCCAACACCAGCGAGCGCGAGCTTTTCCGTAACCTGATATCGGTAAACGGGGTAGGCGCCAGCACTGCAATTATGATGCTTTCGTCGCTTAGCCCCGATGAATTAAGGGCAGCTGTAACCACTGAAAATGTGGCAGTTTTAAAGGCCGTAAAAGGAATTGGTGCAAAAACAGCTCAGCGTATTATTATCGACTTAAAAGATAAACTCGGAAAAATACCCGAATCAGGTCAAATTTTATCCGTAGCAGACAATACTATCCGAAATGAATCGTTATCAGCATTAGTTATGCTTGGCTTTGTTAAGAAAGATGCTGAAAAGATAGTATCGAAGATACTTCAGGAGCAACCTGAAGCCACAGTGGAGAGCGTGATAAAACAAGCATTAAAAAGGTTGTAA